A region of Coriobacteriia bacterium DNA encodes the following proteins:
- a CDS encoding helix-turn-helix domain containing protein — MPDRLNRLENPTVRKLLEAAEQVFAENGFAGARIDDIAARAGMAKSHVYYHFDSKQQIFDDLISLRIGEILEQKTALMEGLTQLDRPAIATLAGRALRELLVPRAAFIRIVLLESVGTGDSDLGAEPLLLRVLRPLLEDTVSRYEALGYDIDRDVFISDVFHFGLLPIVMHIALGERWAAASGIEPSKADELFVSRLVDLQVWNIEHLRQARRDDV; from the coding sequence ATGCCCGATCGCCTGAACCGTCTCGAGAACCCAACCGTGCGCAAGCTGCTGGAGGCCGCCGAGCAGGTCTTCGCCGAGAACGGCTTCGCCGGAGCCCGCATCGACGATATCGCCGCGCGGGCAGGCATGGCCAAGAGCCACGTCTACTACCACTTCGACAGCAAGCAGCAGATCTTCGACGACCTGATCTCGCTGCGCATCGGTGAGATCCTGGAGCAGAAGACGGCGCTCATGGAGGGCCTGACTCAGCTCGATCGGCCTGCCATTGCCACGCTTGCCGGGCGTGCCCTGCGAGAGCTTCTGGTTCCGCGCGCGGCATTCATCCGCATCGTATTGCTCGAGAGCGTGGGAACCGGAGACTCCGATCTCGGGGCCGAGCCGCTTCTGCTCCGCGTTCTGCGCCCCCTTCTCGAAGACACGGTCAGCCGCTACGAGGCCCTCGGATACGACATCGACCGGGATGTGTTCATCTCGGACGTCTTCCACTTCGGTCTGCTCCCGATCGTTATGCACATCGCGCTTGGCGAGCGTTGGGCGGCGGCCTCCGGAATCGAGCCGTCCAAAGCCGACGAGCTGTTCGTCTCACGCTTGGTCGATCTGCAGGTCTGGAATATCGAGCACCTGAGGCAAGCCCGGCGTGACGACGTCTGA
- a CDS encoding ABC transporter ATP-binding protein codes for MITSQIAASPTIRESGLPLSDVERLISLHDVRKVYETGGVSFTALRGVSLEIGAGEFVGIIGKSGSGKTTLINMVTGIDRPTDGEVEVAGARIDTLSENRMAMWRGRAVGVVFQFFQLLPTLTVVENVMLPMDFCDVYQPRERRGKALDLLAEVEMAEEADKLPANLSGGQQQRVAIARALANDPPIIAADEPTGNLDSKTASQVFDLFERLVSEGKTILMVTHDTDLATRVQRALLVSDGEIVDEINAGGASS; via the coding sequence ATGATCACAAGCCAGATCGCAGCGTCACCGACCATACGCGAGAGCGGGTTGCCACTCTCCGACGTCGAGCGGCTAATCAGTCTTCACGATGTGCGGAAGGTCTATGAGACAGGCGGCGTCAGTTTCACAGCGCTCAGAGGCGTTAGCCTTGAGATAGGCGCCGGCGAGTTCGTCGGCATCATAGGCAAGTCGGGCAGTGGCAAGACGACGCTCATCAACATGGTGACAGGAATCGACCGCCCCACTGACGGCGAGGTGGAGGTCGCTGGCGCACGCATTGACACGCTCTCGGAGAACCGGATGGCGATGTGGCGAGGGCGAGCGGTGGGCGTCGTCTTCCAGTTCTTCCAGCTCCTGCCCACGCTTACCGTGGTCGAGAACGTGATGCTGCCCATGGACTTCTGCGACGTCTACCAACCCCGTGAGCGACGGGGAAAGGCGCTCGACTTGCTCGCGGAAGTCGAGATGGCAGAGGAGGCCGACAAGCTGCCGGCCAACCTGTCCGGCGGCCAGCAACAGCGCGTGGCCATCGCCCGAGCGCTGGCCAACGACCCCCCGATCATCGCCGCCGACGAACCGACCGGCAACCTCGACTCAAAGACCGCGAGCCAGGTCTTTGATCTCTTCGAACGGCTTGTGTCGGAAGGCAAGACGATCCTGATGGTCACGCACGACACCGACCTTGCGACGCGAGTGCAGCGAGCCTTGTTGGTCTCGGACGGAGAGATCGTGGACGA